One Malania oleifera isolate guangnan ecotype guangnan chromosome 9, ASM2987363v1, whole genome shotgun sequence DNA segment encodes these proteins:
- the LOC131164309 gene encoding protein RGF1 INDUCIBLE TRANSCRIPTION FACTOR 1-like, with protein sequence MVGSESEVPPWVGVLLGEKFFNACLAHECLKKNEKNILCLDCCTSFCPHCLSPHRHHRLLQIRRYVYHDVIRLQDAQKLMDCSFVQSYKTNSAKVVFLKQRPMSRPMRSSGNVCVTCDRSLQDPYLFCSISCKVYNSQVTKQTDRGEPFLSKYCKFLPLPYGPKGGAFPELHDGRIMPPPPFPESPVSLGASSGSSASINGGASSCRALVSSATTEFAKKKRSGMSVSRSSYRRRCLPASELAVFMSRRKGLPHRSPLH encoded by the exons ATG GTTGGTTCTGAGTCCGAGGTTCCTCCGTGGGTGGGGGTTCTTCTGGGAGAGAAGTTCTTCAACGCTTGCTTGGCTCACGAGTGCCTCAAGAAGAACGAGAAGAACATACTTTGCTTGGACTGCTGCACCAGCTTTTGCCCCCATTGTTTGTCTCCCCACCGCCATCACCGTCTCTTGCAG ATACGCAGGTACGTTTATCACGATGTTATACGTTTGCAAGATGCTCAGAAATTGATGGACTGTTCCTTTGTTCAA TCATACAAAACAAACAGTGCCAAAGTGGTATTTCTAAAGCAGAGGCCTATGTCTCGACCCATGAGAAGCTCCGGCAATGTCTGCGTCACATGTGACCGGAGCCTTCAAGACCCATACCTGTTCTGCTCTATTTCCTGCAAG GTTTATAATAGCCAAGTGACTAAGCAAACCGACAGGGGAGAGCCTTTCCTCTCCAAGTACTGCAAGTTCCTTCCTTTACCGTACGGACCTAAAGGTGGCGCTTTTCCCGAGCTTCACGACGGTCGAATTATGCCTCCGCCGCCCTTCCCCGAATCCCCTGTTTCGTTGGGAGCTTCGTCTGGGTCGAGTGCGAGCATAAATGGCGGAGCGTCGAGTTGCAGAGCACTAGTTTCCTCCGCCACCACCGAGTTTGCGAAGAAGAAACGCAGCGGCATGTCGGTTTCTCGTAGCTCGTACCGGCGGAGATGCTTGCCGGCGTCGGAGTTGGCGGTCTTTATGAGCCGGCGAAAGGGTTTGCCTCACCGGTCGCCACTGCATTAG